In the genome of Caldisphaera lagunensis DSM 15908, the window TTTAAATGAAGCAGAGCAGTTAACTGGGTCACCATTCTTTGGCTGGGATATTGCTGGGGTATTAATGTTATGGGTAAATACATCCAATCCTATGATTTCAGGTCAATTAATAAATGCAAAAAGTAAATTAATGGATACTTCGCCTTTCTTTATACCTGGCTATACTGGAATCTATTATCAAGAAGCATCAAGCTATTATATCAATTATACATCAATACTAAAATTCAAGTATGGAACAGAGTATGCCTCAGATGTCCAATATGGAAAGACATCTGCTCTACAAACATTAACCAGCTTTACGCAATACGCATATTTAGATGAAATGTTTGCTGAGAGATCTTATGAATCAGGATTCTATAACTCTTCATTAAGTATATCAGGAAATTACCCGGTATCAATGTTTTTTGACTTTTTTGAAACACCAATAACTAATCCAAATGTAATTCCATATAATGTTTCATTCTTACAAAACGGTACTTTAAGCTTGAACCCATCTTATTCATTAAGTCTTATAACAGGAAATTATAATTTAAGCGAATCATTGAATTATAACCTAAAAGCAATTGGTGGATTAGGAGGAATTATGGAAGTAATAAATCAATATGGAGGAGCAGTTTTAATTGGACTAACAAATAACAATGCAATAACAACCAAATCATTAACAGCAACGTATTTAGTAAATGGTATAGGATTTGTTGAAAACTTCTTTGAAGAAGGAGTTCAAAACAGTACAACAAACCTAGCAGGCTACCTTGTTAAATATTTATTAAGCTATACTCCAATTAACTTTACTAATGTTTCTAAAACTATGAATACTTTAACTTCTACCTCTAATCTAAAAATTAGTACAGCTATGAAATATATTTCAAAAAATTTCCTATTAATTAAAAAATCAATATAGGTTTAGCTTATAATTTTTATTTCATCTTTTTTTTTTTGAATAAAAAATAATATTAAATATTAATAAAAAATTAATTTAATTTTAAGTTTATATGTATAATACTACGTTTGATTTAGCTGCTTCGTTTAAAAATGTTGAGACACCTGAGATATTATCAACTAATGGGTCAAAATCTTCTTTTTTCAGTTTTAACATGTCAGCAACTAATGAGCAGGCATCTATTCTAACCTTACCTGATGACTTTGCATCTTTAAGCATTCCATACCAAGTTACTTTCTTTTCCATCATATAATTTGCTGCAGTTTGTTTATATTCTTCATAGTCTTTGCCGATTTTATCATATTTTTCAGGCATTCCTTTCTTAAAAGCTACTTGAGCAAAGCTTAGGAAAACATAGACTTCCATATTTTCTGCAACAGCTCCTGAAACGATAACTGCCAATGATAAAAGTTTTTCCAACGTGGGGGATATCATAAATATAGATACTTTCTCTGTCATTTTCTCTCCCCAATATTCTATATATTGAGAAGTTTATATAATTTTATATTTTCTCTATATGGAATCTTTGATTTTGAATATTTATAAGCTAAATTTTATAAGTATTTCTTAATTCTTTTTATAATAGAAGCGAATATCATTAAAATAACTACAAAGATAGCTAAATACAAAAGACTTTGAATTTCTGATGGAAAGCTGTAAGAACTTGAACTTTTATTAATTTGAGTTAAATTAAACATATAGGTTAAAATGGGTTTGTTGTCAACAACTAAAATCGCTTTTATAAGATAATATCCATGAGATAGTGTAATATTAGATTCATTACCTCTAAAGTTTTCTATATGGTTATTTTTAATAGTTACATTCCATAACGTTTGTGGAATGAAAATTAATATATAATTGTTAGAATTGTTTATTATTTTAATTCCTGGAATCCAAAGTGAAGTTTGATTTAACATACCTTGAGTTTGATATATAACATCATTATTATAATGCTCGTTAATTCCATCTAATTGGTTTACGCTTTCTAAAGTAACGCTACCAGCATAATAGTTTGGGCTATCTTGGAAAGCTGATGGAATAAAATACCATGAATTGTTATAAAGATAAAATAATTGCATTGTTGAATTCCATTTATAAACAAAAAGCTGCGATCCTCTAGAAAAACCGCATATAACAAATTGTAAAACAAATGGATAATATAAGCTATTAACAGTTTCAGGCGCAAAACCTCCCATATTCCCTATTAAAAATCGAGGATTCCTTGATTTAATATTTACAGTAATATTATCTAGCAATATTTTGTTTGTTTTATATGTTGAGTTTTCGAAAATGAAATAAACTAAAAATCTTGGATATGTTGAGTTGCCTATAATATAATCGTAAATCTTTATTGAAAACGGAGTTATTGATGTAAATGTTATTGGAAATTCATATGCATAATAGTTATTATAAATGGAACCTTTTCCGTTAATAAGGGAAATAGATGAATTTGAAGTTGTTACGTTCCACACATTATCAAGAAAATTTATTTTATATGTGTTATTTTCCTTGATAACTCTAGAAATTGATTGAACCCATAATGTAGTATTTAATGAAATATTAACATTTGCATTTAATTGTAAGCTATAGCCATTTATAAAATTAGGATTTGCAGAATAGAATGATCCATTATAAAAATTGAATATACCTAGCAAGCCATTTGTTGAATAGCCATACTGAAATGTGCCATTATTTGTAATAATAGTCCCATTATCGTTAATTCCAACACTCGTAGATTTTGCTATATTTAAAGTTAAAAATGAAAACATAATTATTATGAATATTATTAAATATTTTTTCATTTTTTCCCCATAATATTAACTGTATTGAATTCTTATATTTTTTCAAGAAAACAAATAATGAATTGGAAATTTAAATAAATTTTTATCTTTATTAATATTAATCGAATATAATAAATTTAACATTATAAATAAATTTATTAATAATGGAAAAAGTATTACATTACCAATATAAAAAACTTATAACATTTTAATGTATTATAATGAGCCATTTATAACATTTCCTCTATAGACTATTTTTTTAATTCTATTATATCCCCAATAATATCCTAATTGATTTATATTTTCTAAATCCCATATTAGCAAATTAGCATCATAACCTTCTCTTATTGTTCCTTTATTTTCAAGCCTTAAGCTATATGCAGAATTAATTGTGGAAAATGCAAGCGCTTCAATAGGTGTAAAATTAAGATAATAAATAGCTAAATCAATTGCAGTTTGCATCGATATCATTGGACTATTTGCACTAAAATCGCTTCCCAATGCAAATAATGCTTTTCCCTTTATTGGCTTTATTCTTGGTTTATTATCACTAAGCATGCTAATTGTGCTAGCAGGCAATAATCCAATTACTGTATTTGTTTTTGAAATTTCTTCTAAATTTTCTTCTGGACAATTTTCCAAGTGATCTATTGAATCTATTAAGAACTCGTTGATTAATTTAGAACATCCAATATATTTTAATTGATCTGCATGCAATCTCAACCTAAAGCCATATTTTATAGATTGGTTGAAAATTTTTCTAGTTTGCTGCATATTAAATACATTTTCATCGCAAAACACATCAACATACTTAGCTAAATTCAATCTTGAAACTTCAGGAATGATCTTATTTATAAAATAATCAATGTATTCTTCTTCATTGAATTCCTTAGGAATTACATGAGCTAGAAGTGTTGGAACTATATCATATTTATCTTTAAGGTTATTAATTACCTTTAGCATCTTAATTTCATTCTCAAGATCTAAACCATAACCTGATTTTATTTCTATTGTTGTTGTACCATTTGATAATGAATTCATTAAAACCTTATCGAGCCTATTCTTTAAGGATTCAAAAGATGCATCTCTTGTAGATTTAACAGTTTTATAAATACCTCCACCTTCTTTTAAAATTTGAGCATAACTAATTCCTAACAATTTTTTATATAATTCATCTTCTCTACTTCCAGCGAATAATGCATGTGTGTGCATATCTATTAATCCGCTTGTTACTAAATTTCCTTCTGCATTTATGATATTCTGACTCTCATATTTTGTTTTTATATACTCTGAATTTCCAATTTCTAAAATTTTTCCATCTTTTATTGCAATCCCATAATCATGTAAAATCTTTGTATTTCCATCATTAATTTTTCTAACAGGCTCAGTAAAATAAACTAATTCACCTATATTATAAATTATTAGATCAGCCTTAACCATTTTTGTTCCCCAAATAGCTATTTATTGAATACAAGAGTAATTTAGCTGCTAATCTGCTAGTATTATTATTAATATCATATGGTGGAGAAACTTCAGTTGTATCAATACCTAAAATTTTAGAATTCCTTGTTATTTCATTTTATTTCATTTATTATTTTAATAGATGAGTTAAAAATCCTTTAGTAAAAAGGGTAATTTCTAAACAATGTTATCAAGAAAATCAATTACAAAAATCTCAAGTATTAAATATTTATATTGAATAAATTATGTTATAAAGCAAAAATCGGCATAAGTTATTAAAACTTGTATTCTCTTATATCCACTTCCTTTCTATTTCGTTCACTTTGCTTAGCTCCTTATCCTCACTAACAATTAGAGTAATTCCGTTGCTTAGCATGACCCCTAGATGAAGGGCATCCGAAGGCTTAATGTTATATTTTACCATTAAATTTGCTGCCTTAACGTAATCTTCTTCGCCCAGTTCAAGAATAGTCAGATATGGTAAGATCTCTGATTCTATGAAATCTATAGTGAGGTCATAAGGTACGTTGTACTTTCTCTTAGAAACGTAAATAAGCTCGTCAAGGACAAGAACGTCTGTGTAGCACTTGTAATTGGTCAAGATGTCGAAATATAAGTTCTCATAAGGAACCCTATTGTTTGGCTCAGAGAGAGCGTTGAGATAAACAAGGAGGGGGGTATCTATGAAAACCTTCACTCCTCAAATTCCTCCTCAAGTGATATCCCTTCCATATCACCTGGCCTTGGTTCTTTGTGGTCAGGCACTTCGGCAAGCTTTTCTATATGCCTTCTCATTGCCTCCTTCAGAGTATTTTTATCAACAGGTTTTTTGGCGGGCTTAATCACTATTCCATCATTGATCTCAACTATAACTTCATCTCCTTCATCTATGCCTACTGCCTCGCGGACTGCTTTAGGCAATATTATATAACCCTTTCTCCCAATCCTTAGCTTAAGAGTCAAACTAGGTTCACCCTCAGTATAACTTAGTTGTACCAATTCTTATATATTTATACTAGAAAAATCATCCTAAAATGTATTATTTATTTTGTTCATTCAATCCTCTTCAATCTTGCTGAGCTCTCTATAGCTCAGAATTGAATTGATTTCTTTACTTATTATAAAAAAGATGATTCCCGATTATTCTAATTAAATCGCTATTAGGATAATAAAGAAGCTCTAAAAGATTCTTGTATAGAAAATCATGTTTTTAATCTTTTAAAAAATAACATATTAGCTTTTAATCTCTTATCTCATTAATAACTCATGTTTATATTTTCTTTGCAAATTCATCAAAATATTAAGAGATATTCCAAAATATCAATCAAAGTATATCATAGAAACAAGATTTCTATAAGAATTGGGAAATAAAGGTGGCTAGATTAAATAAGAGTGTTTAAACATATCCAGAAGTAGCTCTCTAAAATAAACTAATTCACCTATATTATAAATTATTAGATCAGCCTTAACCATTTTTGTTCCCCAAATAGCTATTTATTGAATACAAGAGTAATTTAGCTGCTAATCTGCTAGTATTATTATTAATATCATATGGTGGAGAAACTTCAGTTGTATCAATACCTAAAATTTTAGAATTCCTTGTTATTTCATTTATTATTTTAATAGTCTCATGTGGGTACATACCTAATGCTGTTGGGCTATTAACTCCTGGAGCAAATGATTGATCTAAGTGATCCATATCAATGCTTATGTAAATTCCATCAGTATTTTCTTTAACTTTATTTATTTCATAAAATACATCTTTAAGATCATCAATTATTTGATCTCTATAAAATACTTTTATTCCATATTTTTTAGCGATTTCTTTCATATAGCTGGGATTAGAATAATTTGATATTCCTATTTCAATAACATTAAATTTTTCTTTATTATCTTTTAATAATTCATTTAACCATGATCCACTTGTTAATCCTTCCTTTACCTCCCTTAAATCATAATGTGCATCAAATATAATTAATCCTATTTTATTATAAAATTTTGATAGGCTTAATAATATACTTTTTGTTATCGAATGATCACCACCTAAAAATATAACTGGATTTTTTTCCTTAATTTTTTTGAAAACATCATCGCAAACACTAATAATTCTTCTCGAAGTTTCATTTAAATCTCCTGGAGAAATCCTTACGTTACCTAAATCGTTAAATCCGAATTTAATTTCATTTAATTCATAGACATCAGTTCTTAGACTATATAATTCATTTCTAATAGATTGCGGAGCAAACCTTGCTCCAGGCTTTCCTGCTGTTGACCAATCCCATGGAATTCCTATTAAAGGAATAGACTTTTCAAAATCTTTGATTTTTTTATCTTTTTCATCTCTAATAAAGCTATTACTTGGTTCTTCGAGGTAATTCATATTTTCACCAATAATTTTATTTATATTTAGATTAAAATGTTTTTATAATATAAAGAAAATTTGATTAATTATAATATAAAAATTAAAAGAAGGAAACCAACCTTTTGGAAGAAAGTTATAATTATAAATCATTTTTATATAGTTAATGAATTTAATATTTTTGATTTAAAAAGAAATACGTTTATTTTTAGAAATGAGTAGATAAATTGGTGCTTGATATGGTTAGCAGTGAAACATTAAAGAAATATGAAAATAGACCTATTTTGAAATTGATACAGGAGGGATATTATAATCCTGAAGAGAGACTTAAGGTTAGGCATATTGAAGGATGGGAAATACATACAAAAATAGGTTGGCAAACAGAAGGAATTTTAAGAATGCTATTCCATGTGTTAGATCCTGATGTAGCAAAGGACCCTGAACATTTAATTGTTTATGGAGGAACAGGTAAAGCGGCTAGGGATTGGAATTCTTTTGAATTAATTTCAGATTCGTTAATGGAATTAAAAGAAGATGAAACCTTAGTTGTACAAAGCGGTAAGCCTGTTGCAATTTTCAAGACAAGTAAATATGCACCAAGAGTATTAATTAGCAATGCGATGCTAGTCCCAAAGTGGGCTGATTTCAATTATTTCAAGGAGTTAGAAGAAAGAGGATTAACTATGTTTGGTCAAATGACTGCAGGTTCATGGAATTATATAGGTTCACAAGGTATAATTCAAGGAACCTATGAAACAATTGCAGCAGCTGCAAAGCTTTATTTTAATGGTTCATTAGAAGGCAAAATTGTTTTAAGTTCAGGCCTTGGAGAAATGGGAGGAGCCCAACCATTAGCTATTACAATGAATGGGGGTATAGGAATAATAGTTGAAGTAGATAAAAAAATGATAGATAGGAGATTAAGATTTAAGTATTTAGATACGTGGACTGATAGCATAGATAAGGCATTAGATTTAGCGTTAACATATAAACAAAAGAAACAGCCAATTAGCATTGGATTACTAGGCAATGCAGCTGAAATATATCCAGAATTATTAAGGAGAGGCTTTATACCAGATATTGTTACCGATCAGACTCCTGCACATGATCCTCTAATTTATATACCTGAAGGATTAAGCTTAGAAGAAGCTGATAAGCTAAGACAAAACAATCCGCAAAAATACATTGAATTATCAATGAAAAGCATGAAGAAAACTGTGGAAACAATGGTAGAATTTCAGAGGAGAGGGGCAATAGCATTTGATTATGGAAACAATATAAGAAGGATGGCATATGATGCAGGTTTTAAGGATGCATTCCAAATTCCTGGATATGTGCCATTATTTATAAGACCATTATTTGAAGAGGGTAGAGGACCATTTAGATACACAAGCTTAACAGGTAATCCCAAAGACATTTATAGACTTGATGATGAATTATTAGCAATGTTTAGTGAAAATAAATTCTTAGTAAATTGGATTGAAAAGGCACATAAATACATACAATTCCAAGGTTTGCCTGCTAGAGTGATTTACTTAGGTTACGGTGAAAGAGATAAGTTTGGAAAATTAATGAATGAACTCGTTAGAATAGGAGAAATTGGACCTATGTGGATAGGAAGAGACCATCATGATACAGGAGCTGTTGCAAGTCCTTATAGAGAAACTGAAGCGATGAAAGATGGTAGTGATGCAATTGGAGATTGGCCAATATTAAATGCATTATTAAATGCATCAGCAGGGGCAACATGGGTCGCATTTCATCATGGTGGAGGAGTTGGTATAGGATATTCAATACATGCAGGTTTTGGGTTGGTTTTAGATGGGAGCCAAGAAAGTTATGAAAGGGCTGAAAGGGTATTAACTGTAGATCCAGGCATAGGAGTTGTTAGGCATGCTGATGCAGGATATGAGAGAGCAAGAGAAACGTTGTGCAAAAAAGGTATAAAGTCCCCCTCAATTAAATGCTAAGGTGTTAATATTGTTATGCAAAAACGAAATAAGCCTTGATGATTTTTTCAAAATTCTATTTTCTAATGAAAAAATATCTATTTGCGAAGAAAGATTAAACAAAATTAAGAGATCTAGAGAAGTCTATGAAACTGAGGGGAAAAAAGGTAAAGTATATGGATATTCAACAAGTTTGGGAGCTTTATTAAATAAAGAAAATGCTTATACAGAAGAGAGAGAAAAAATTATATTGAAAGAACATGATACAGGTATAGGAAAAAATGTGCCTTATTTGTTAGTTAAGGCGGCAATGCTTGTTAGGCTAATACAGCTAAGTAATGGTAATTCGCCTATAAGACAAGAAGTAGTGAATAGATTAATAGATGCAATCAATTATGATATTATACCAACTGTATCAATATTAGGAAGTGTTGGGGCTAGCGGTGATTTAGCCCCTTTAGCTAGGATATTTAGATGTATAATTTATGGAGAAGGAAGCGCCTATTATAAAGGGAAAGTAGTTAATTGCGTTGATGCTCTTAAAGAAAAAGGACTTAATGTTATGAATTTAATTCCTGGAGAGGCCTTGGCTTTAATCAATAGTAATGCCTTTAGCACTGCGTTTAGCATTATCAATGCTTATATAACTGAAAGACTTGCTTATGCATCATTAGATATTGCAAAAAAATCCTTAAAGATAACTGGCTGTAATAATGAGCATTTTTCAGATGCAGTTTATGAAACAAAGAAACAAATGGGAGTAAAAAAGGTTATTGATATGTTAAATAATTCATGTGAAGAAACTCCCAGGTTACAAGATCCATATAGTATTAGATGTCTGCCTCAAATATATGGAGCTCTATTTGATACACTAGAATTCAGTAAAAGCATTTTGAAGAACGAGATGAATTCATCATCAGATAATCCAATTATCTATGAAAATAAAGTTTATCATGCTTGTCAATTTCATGCGATATATTCAGCATTAATATCAGATTTTTTGAAAATAGCAATTATTCCGGTAATGAATTCTATAGAAAGGAGAATATCGCAAATCTTAGATGGAAAGATAAATAGAGTAAACGACTTTTTACTTAAGGAAAATAGTGTTGTAGGTGCAATGATAATGCAATACACTTCTGCTGCGTTAAATGCGTATTCAAGAGGATCAAGCATATCAATGTCATCTCATTCCGTGCCAACAAGTGGTACTCAAGAAGACATTGTATCTATGGCTCCAAATTCCTCCATTGAGTTATTAAAAATGAACAGTTTATTTCTAAAAATCATAGCTGTAGAATTAGCTTTATATAAATATTACAATTCCAAGGATTTACCAGATCCCAGAATACTCTTAGAGGAATCATTTAGTGAAATCATTAACAATTATAATTTAAAAAATTTTTCAGAATTTTTGAATTATTTCTTTTAATTGGGTTATAATAAAAATTTAATCTTAAACGATTTTTTTATAACAGGGATCACTTTGAGTATTGATAAAAATTTAATAATGGATTTAGTGAAAAAATTTGGAACTCCACTTTATATAACAGATGTGGACATAGTAAAACAGAACTATGAAAATGTTTATAAATCATTTAAAGAAAATTTTGGTAAGAATTTCAAAATTTATTATGCAATGAAAGCAAACTTTAATCCATTTATTTTGGAAACGCTAAAAGAATTAGGCTCTGGGGTAGATGCTGCATCTCCATATGAATTTTTGCTTGCTAAAAAAGTTGGCTTTAGAGATAAAGAAATTTCTTTTGCCCCTCCAAACGCATCAAGAGAAGAAATAGCTCTTGCTAGCGAAAATGGTATAGGCACATTGATATTTGATTCATTAGATATGATAAATACGGCAAAGGGGATTCATTTTGATAACTATGGTATTAGAATTAATCCAGGTATAGAGGCAGGTTTTAATGAAAAGGTAATGACTGGTAAGGCATACTCAAAATTTGGAATTGATATATCTCATATAAGGGATGCAATAGATAAGGCAAATGAAATAAAAATTGAAATAAATGGGTTTCATGCTCATATAGGTTCTAATATATTGGACTATGAACCATATAAATTGCTTATGGAAAGATTTAAAGAATTGTCTAAATTTCTAATGAAAAAGAATTTTATAGATATGGGTGGAGGTTTTGGGTATGATTATTATAATGGAAAACATTATGATATCAGTAAAATTTCAAAAGCCATTTCAGAAAATTTTCCAATGGAATTTAATGAATTAAGGTTAGAACCTGGTAGATATTTAGTTGTAAATGCAACAGTTTTGTTATCAAAAATAAATGGGGTTAAAGAAATGGGAAATAAAAAATACATACAAATAGATGCTGGTATGAATTCATTAATTAGACCAGCTTTATATAATGCATATCATCGCGTTGAATTAATAAATGGAGATAGTAATGATGAAAAAGAAGTATTTGATGTAGTTGGCCCCATTTGTGAATCAGACGATTACATAGCATTAAATGTTAGACTTAAGAGACCTAAGATAGGAGACTATTTAATAATACATGATGTAGGTGCTTATGGGGTCTCAATGGCTTCAAATTACAATTTGAGACCAATACCTGCTGAGGTTATATTGAAAAATGGCAAAATTATTGGAATAAAAGAAAGAGATGACTTGGATAGTATAATAAATAAATATAAGATTTATAATTTATAACTTAGGAAAAATATGGAATAGCCTTTTTAAAGATTTTACCAAAACAATCTCATAGCTAGCATATAAATTATCGAGTGTAATGCATTTTAATATATTGAAATAATTATCATAAAAATTAAGAGATCTTTTTTATTATAATGAAAAGAGCTAGAACATAGGGATTAGAGGTTTCAAGCAGGGATATCAAACCTCTGTAAACAATTTCTTCTTACCCCCTATTTCATATAGGGCATAATATAACGTTCTATTGATAGGATTTTTGCTTTTGATGATGAGAAGTCTAGGTTGATCTAGTAATCAGGAAATCCTATTTCGCTAAGTGATATTTTATCAGAAAGGGTAAAGAAGTACATTTTAAATAATGAAAATAAAAATTAAAATAATTGTATATTTTTTAATTTAATATTCATATTTCTTTCCAGCTTCATATCCCCAGTAATAGAACATCAAGGAAACTATGATAAATAGTATATTATCATATGGGAATGGTATTTTGTTTAAATTGCTGCTTCCGAAATATGAAATTATCATTGTTGAAATTAAATATAATGGTAGCCAACCTCCGGCAATGAAATCTCCCCTTTTAATTCCTACACTTTTATGATAATAAATGATGAACAGCAAACCTATGAGAACAGATATTCCAGCAATAAATACTGCACTCCACCCTGACCAATAAATTAATAGACCTCCTATAACAAAAGCTATTGGAGAAAGTACCTTGAATGCAGGTATTCTGAATGGTCTATTCTCATTAGGATACCTAGATCTAAATACAGCAACACTAATAGCTAAGGGTGCATATGAGAAAATGAAGGCATCTATCAGGACTGTAAATATTGTTTCAAAAGATGGTAAAAGAAGTAAATAAATTATTGATAATACAAATATTAATATGTTAGATATGTATGGTACACCTTCTTTATTTAATTTTGAAAAGATCTTAGGGAAGTATCTATCGTAAACTGATAAAGAATAGCCAACCCTAGATGCACCCCCGAAATAAATTAATGCATCTGTATATGAGGCAATAATTGTTCCTGCAATCATTAAAAATATAAATATAAGAAGCAAATTTGATGGAATCCTAACTGATGTTAAAGCAGTTATATAAGGATAAGGCAGGCTTATTAATGAAGACCATTGAGAGGGATTACTTATTACTTTATCAGTAACCCCGAGAAATGCAATACTTTCTACCAAATAAATTATCATTGTTATTATTAAAGATGCTATAACAGCTTTAGGTATGAACTTCCCTGGATCTTTTACCTCTTCTGAATAATTTACTGGCTGTTTAAAACCTGCATATGCTAAAATTGTAGATGTTACCGCAGTAAAGAAACCAATAGCCCCCAGATTAACAGGCATAAAACCTCCTAAAGACGGTGAGTTGAAGTTTTTAGCATTAAAGAATGCAAATAAAGCTAAAACAGGTATCATAACCATAATTATTTTTAAAACTGTTAAATAATTGTTTATATTTCCTATTAAACCAACATGTTTGTTGTTTATTAAATAAGTTATTAAGGCTATTACCGCGCTTACTATTATACCTAAAATCGTTAAAAAACCTGATTTATACAATGATGGGAAATAATATGCTAAATATTCAACGAAGGCTATTATAGAACTGGGGGTAACTAATGCATACCCTAAAAATGCTGACCACCCGTTTATTGATCCTGCTATTGGTCCATTGCTCTTAGCAGGATAGTAAGCGATGCCTCCAGCTCTTGGCCACATCGTTCCTAATTCTATAACAACTAATGCAACTGGTACAATTAATAAAAAAGCAACAATCCAAGATAGTATTCCCGCAGGGCCGTCATAACCTAAAACATAAACAGGGATAAATGCAACTGCATCTCCAATAATGGCTCCTAAAGTCAAGAATAATACATGCCAAAATCCCAACTCCTTCCTAAAGCCCATGTGACCACCAAAAATACATATACTTACAGGTTTATAAATTTTATTTTGTAATATTTATTTATAAAAAGAAATTATTAAATT includes:
- a CDS encoding DsrE/DsrF/DrsH-like family protein, with product MTEKVSIFMISPTLEKLLSLAVIVSGAVAENMEVYVFLSFAQVAFKKGMPEKYDKIGKDYEEYKQTAANYMMEKKVTWYGMLKDAKSSGKVRIDACSLVADMLKLKKEDFDPLVDNISGVSTFLNEAAKSNVVLYI
- a CDS encoding type II toxin-antitoxin system VapC family toxin, which translates into the protein MKVFIDTPLLVYLNALSEPNNRVPYENLYFDILTNYKCYTDVLVLDELIYVSKRKYNVPYDLTIDFIESEILPYLTILELGEEDYVKAANLMVKYNIKPSDALHLGVMLSNGITLIVSEDKELSKVNEIERKWI
- a CDS encoding arginase family protein, with amino-acid sequence MTRNSKILGIDTTEVSPPYDINNNTSRLAAKLLLYSINSYLGNKNG
- a CDS encoding AbrB/MazE/SpoVT family DNA-binding domain-containing protein; the protein is MVQLSYTEGEPSLTLKLRIGRKGYIILPKAVREAVGIDEGDEVIVEINDGIVIKPAKKPVDKNTLKEAMRRHIEKLAEVPDHKEPRPGDMEGISLEEEFEE
- a CDS encoding arginase family protein: MNYLEEPSNSFIRDEKDKKIKDFEKSIPLIGIPWDWSTAGKPGARFAPQSIRNELYSLRTDVYELNEIKFGFNDLGNVRISPGDLNETSRRIISVCDDVFKKIKEKNPVIFLGGDHSITKSILLSLSKFYNKIGLIIFDAHYDLREVKEGLTSGSWLNELLKDNKEKFNVIEIGISNYSNPSYMKEIAKKYGIKVFYRDQIIDDLKDVFYEINKVKENTDGIYISIDMDHLDQSFAPGVNSPTALGMYPHETIKIINEITRNSKILGIDTTEVSPPYDINNNTSRLAAKLLLYSINSYLGNKNG
- the hutI gene encoding imidazolonepropionase, whose translation is MVKADLIIYNIGELVYFTEPVRKINDGNTKILHDYGIAIKDGKILEIGNSEYIKTKYESQNIINAEGNLVTSGLIDMHTHALFAGSREDELYKKLLGISYAQILKEGGGIYKTVKSTRDASFESLKNRLDKVLMNSLSNGTTTIEIKSGYGLDLENEIKMLKVINNLKDKYDIVPTLLAHVIPKEFNEEEYIDYFINKIIPEVSRLNLAKYVDVFCDENVFNMQQTRKIFNQSIKYGFRLRLHADQLKYIGCSKLINEFLIDSIDHLENCPEENLEEISKTNTVIGLLPASTISMLSDNKPRIKPIKGKALFALGSDFSANSPMISMQTAIDLAIYYLNFTPIEALAFSTINSAYSLRLENKGTIREGYDANLLIWDLENINQLGYYWGYNRIKKIVYRGNVINGSL
- a CDS encoding peptide-N4-asparagine amidase, coding for MITNLTISSNLFNKLDGNDGYYSSEAFQIMPPANVTPIKVTMATNVNFSNSGMIPYTVPVYIPPGNYDLILLNISIKELGGTQYDRALYVYANSTPIFWGSTQEILNSTAEADLTLFENLLKGPVEFQIVLPNYIVPKIGVTGYYLLNATLYLYPGKSLSDLPNYFIPLFVNKLGYSYVTLNPQNDLAMQSLNLPNGTQKAMLLLYEEGGYNDEFWYTNEPAIRNIEVYYNDMLAGVLNPFQTLYTGGIDSSYWRPVTSINTLSFHTPYYIDLTPLLAMGNQASIAVSVSNLNEAEQLTGSPFFGWDIAGVLMLWVNTSNPMISGQLINAKSKLMDTSPFFIPGYTGIYYQEASSYYINYTSILKFKYGTEYASDVQYGKTSALQTLTSFTQYAYLDEMFAERSYESGFYNSSLSISGNYPVSMFFDFFETPITNPNVIPYNVSFLQNGTLSLNPSYSLSLITGNYNLSESLNYNLKAIGGLGGIMEVINQYGGAVLIGLTNNNAITTKSLTATYLVNGIGFVENFFEEGVQNSTTNLAGYLVKYLLSYTPINFTNVSKTMNTLTSTSNLKISTAMKYISKNFLLIKKSI
- a CDS encoding thermopsin family protease gives rise to the protein MKKYLIIFIIIMFSFLTLNIAKSTSVGINDNGTIITNNGTFQYGYSTNGLLGIFNFYNGSFYSANPNFINGYSLQLNANVNISLNTTLWVQSISRVIKENNTYKINFLDNVWNVTTSNSSISLINGKGSIYNNYYAYEFPITFTSITPFSIKIYDYIIGNSTYPRFLVYFIFENSTYKTNKILLDNITVNIKSRNPRFLIGNMGGFAPETVNSLYYPFVLQFVICGFSRGSQLFVYKWNSTMQLFYLYNNSWYFIPSAFQDSPNYYAGSVTLESVNQLDGINEHYNNDVIYQTQGMLNQTSLWIPGIKIINNSNNYILIFIPQTLWNVTIKNNHIENFRGNESNITLSHGYYLIKAILVVDNKPILTYMFNLTQINKSSSSYSFPSEIQSLLYLAIFVVILMIFASIIKRIKKYL